In Clostridium swellfunianum, a genomic segment contains:
- a CDS encoding UDP-N-acetylglucosamine 1-carboxyvinyltransferase — protein sequence MEKLVINGGKELFGKIDVSGAKNAAVAIIPAAIMASQGVCVLDNIPDIEDVQCLERILESLNCKIIKGNNTVTIDSTKINSVHANTEDVRRMRASYYLNGALLGRFREAYVDLPGGCPIGVRPIDQHIKGFEALGATVTIEHGTVKIKADRLVGANIFFDVVSVGATINVMLAAALAEGTTVLENVAKEPHVVDVANFLNTMGANIKGAGTDVIRIVGVKELKGCSYSVIPDQIEAGTYMIAAAACGGEVVVNNIIPKHMESITAKLIEMGVEVIENEDSIVVRSNRSLKGVNVKTLPYPGFPTDVQQPMTTLLAVSRGRSIVNESIWESRFKFVDELKKMGANIKVEGRTAIIDGVDKLTGAMLKATDLRAGAAMVIAGLMAEGITEVTCIDHVDRGYPHIEEKFKMLGADIRRVRTEDC from the coding sequence ATGGAAAAGCTAGTTATAAATGGTGGAAAAGAACTATTTGGAAAGATTGATGTAAGTGGAGCCAAAAACGCTGCTGTAGCTATAATACCAGCGGCCATTATGGCAAGTCAGGGTGTTTGTGTTTTAGACAACATTCCCGACATTGAAGATGTTCAGTGTTTAGAAAGAATATTAGAAAGTCTTAATTGTAAAATTATTAAAGGAAATAATACAGTAACTATAGATAGTACAAAGATAAACAGTGTTCATGCAAATACTGAGGATGTTAGAAGAATGAGAGCCTCTTATTATTTAAATGGAGCCCTTCTTGGGAGATTTAGAGAGGCTTATGTTGACTTGCCTGGAGGCTGTCCTATAGGGGTTAGACCTATAGATCAGCATATAAAGGGATTTGAAGCTTTAGGAGCAACTGTTACCATAGAACATGGAACTGTTAAGATTAAGGCTGACAGACTTGTTGGCGCGAATATATTTTTTGATGTGGTGAGTGTAGGAGCGACTATTAATGTTATGCTTGCAGCAGCTCTTGCTGAAGGAACTACAGTATTAGAAAATGTAGCTAAAGAGCCTCATGTAGTTGACGTTGCAAATTTCCTAAATACAATGGGAGCTAACATTAAGGGAGCAGGAACCGATGTTATTAGGATTGTTGGTGTAAAAGAACTTAAAGGATGTAGTTACAGTGTAATTCCAGACCAGATTGAAGCTGGAACCTACATGATAGCAGCAGCTGCTTGTGGAGGAGAGGTTGTTGTAAACAACATTATACCAAAACATATGGAATCAATTACTGCAAAACTTATTGAAATGGGCGTTGAAGTAATTGAAAATGAGGATTCTATAGTGGTTAGATCTAATAGAAGCCTAAAGGGAGTTAATGTTAAGACACTACCTTATCCAGGATTCCCAACAGATGTTCAGCAGCCAATGACTACACTGTTAGCTGTTTCTCGTGGAAGAAGCATTGTTAATGAAAGCATTTGGGAAAGCAGATTTAAATTTGTAGATGAACTTAAGAAAATGGGAGCAAATATAAAAGTTGAAGGAAGAACTGCAATAATCGATGGAGTTGACAAGCTTACTGGAGCTATGCTTAAGGCAACTGATCTAAGAGCTGGAGCCGCAATGGTTATAGCAGGACTTATGGCTGAGGGAATTACAGAAGTAACTTGTATTGATCATGTAGATAGAGGGTACCCTCACATAGAAGAGAAGTTTAAGATGCTAGGAGCAGACATTAGAAGAGTAAGAACTGAGGACTGTTAG
- a CDS encoding thiamine pyrophosphate-dependent enzyme: MGNKTVLTGNEAVSQGFWEAGGFIVSSYPGSPTVDILESLKKYKDVDSEWASNEKVAFEIAMGASFAGARSMVSMKHVGVNIAADPFMTFTQTKINGGFLLVVGDDPGLTSSQNEQDSRFWGKFANIPVFDPATPQEAKDYTIKALELSEQFGTPAMIRLTSRLCHSRGIVELGDRENLMPYGFKEDQSRYCMLPPYSNEQQKFMNERMNKLEDFNNSFNFNILEEVEGTETLIITSGMPYEVLKEISPKASILKLAMVWPLPVAQIKELSKTYKNLIVVEELMPLIEETLKAIGIAVEGKKYFPYTGELTVDTIKAGLLKAKVIELHEGPIVEKTPTVPRTPMLCAGCPHRPIYHILKMAKATVMGDIGCYSLGVLEPFEVHKTNISMGASLGSALGMAKVYKRLGVNKPIVATIGDGTFFHSGMTGFVQLAQAKENITVIILDNRTTAMTGGQVTPTTGDYFKEENLYSINIPEVLRSFGIDDITVVDQFEYKKTKEIIHAAIKREGLSVIVTTRPCALNYKIKAYHYYVDDSICISCRSCIRVNCPPISMKQYEGKDKKNSYINPDMCVGCSVCSQVCPVGAIKISNAERRD, encoded by the coding sequence TTGGGAAACAAAACTGTATTAACTGGCAATGAAGCGGTAAGTCAAGGTTTTTGGGAGGCTGGTGGCTTCATTGTTTCAAGTTATCCTGGTTCTCCTACAGTAGATATTTTAGAATCTCTAAAAAAATATAAGGATGTAGACAGCGAGTGGGCTTCGAATGAAAAAGTTGCCTTTGAAATAGCTATGGGAGCAAGCTTTGCGGGGGCAAGGTCAATGGTGTCTATGAAACATGTAGGAGTTAACATAGCTGCGGATCCCTTCATGACCTTTACTCAGACAAAAATAAATGGAGGCTTTCTCCTAGTTGTCGGAGATGATCCTGGTCTTACAAGCTCTCAAAATGAGCAAGACAGCAGATTTTGGGGGAAATTTGCTAATATACCTGTATTTGATCCAGCTACACCTCAAGAGGCAAAAGATTATACCATAAAAGCTTTAGAGTTAAGCGAACAATTCGGCACTCCTGCTATGATTAGGCTCACAAGTAGACTTTGCCACAGTAGAGGTATTGTAGAACTAGGTGATAGGGAAAATCTCATGCCTTATGGTTTTAAAGAAGATCAATCAAGATACTGCATGCTGCCTCCTTATTCTAATGAGCAGCAAAAGTTTATGAACGAGAGAATGAATAAGCTTGAGGATTTTAATAATAGCTTCAATTTCAATATTTTAGAAGAAGTTGAAGGTACTGAAACTCTTATAATAACAAGCGGCATGCCTTATGAAGTACTGAAAGAAATTTCTCCAAAGGCATCCATATTGAAGCTTGCTATGGTTTGGCCTTTGCCAGTCGCCCAAATAAAAGAACTATCTAAAACCTATAAAAATTTAATAGTCGTTGAAGAACTTATGCCCTTAATAGAGGAAACACTTAAAGCAATTGGTATAGCAGTAGAGGGGAAAAAATATTTTCCTTATACAGGAGAACTCACAGTTGATACAATAAAAGCTGGTTTGCTTAAAGCCAAAGTAATTGAACTTCATGAAGGTCCAATAGTAGAAAAGACACCTACGGTTCCCCGTACACCTATGCTTTGCGCAGGCTGTCCTCATAGACCTATATACCATATTCTTAAAATGGCAAAAGCAACAGTAATGGGTGATATAGGATGTTACTCTCTCGGGGTCTTAGAACCTTTTGAAGTTCATAAGACTAATATAAGTATGGGAGCTTCTCTAGGATCAGCGCTAGGTATGGCAAAAGTATACAAAAGGCTAGGGGTAAATAAACCAATAGTTGCTACGATAGGTGACGGTACTTTCTTTCATTCAGGTATGACTGGCTTTGTGCAGCTGGCCCAGGCTAAGGAAAATATTACAGTAATTATATTAGATAACAGAACTACTGCAATGACCGGCGGGCAAGTAACTCCAACTACAGGAGATTATTTTAAAGAGGAAAATCTGTATAGTATAAATATACCTGAAGTATTGAGATCTTTCGGGATTGACGACATAACAGTAGTTGATCAATTTGAATATAAAAAAACTAAAGAAATTATACACGCAGCTATAAAAAGGGAAGGTTTATCAGTTATAGTAACTACAAGACCTTGTGCACTAAACTACAAGATTAAAGCTTATCATTATTATGTAGATGATTCCATTTGTATAAGCTGCAGAAGCTGTATACGAGTAAATTGCCCTCCAATATCAATGAAGCAATATGAAGGAAAAGATAAAAAGAATTCATATATAAATCCAGATATGTGTGTTGGCTGCTCTGTATGTTCACAGGTTTGCCCAGTAGGAGCAATTAAGATAAGTAATGCAGAGAGGAGAGATTGA
- a CDS encoding 2'-5' RNA ligase family protein, with protein MKYYLVALFDAESYSAMEKIQKNICQKYKIYKNIPMLHITLEVVEDPDLDKLSRVIGEILKPYKKFKVETNGVICFDPPYKSVNLKIENKGYIIRLARTMNDMLKLHGFKVRENIDDWDLHVSLANTNYAVREWSGREYVAACTDAKRDGFYRLSKIDRIELWKPINNKREMLVKSFPLRDY; from the coding sequence ATGAAGTATTATTTAGTTGCTTTATTCGATGCAGAGTCTTATAGCGCAATGGAAAAAATTCAAAAAAATATTTGCCAAAAATATAAAATTTATAAAAATATTCCTATGCTTCATATAACACTTGAGGTAGTTGAAGATCCAGACCTTGATAAGCTTTCACGTGTTATAGGTGAAATATTAAAGCCTTACAAAAAATTTAAAGTAGAAACCAATGGAGTAATTTGCTTTGATCCTCCGTATAAATCAGTTAACTTAAAGATTGAAAATAAAGGCTATATAATAAGACTTGCTAGAACTATGAATGATATGCTAAAGCTTCATGGTTTTAAAGTGCGTGAAAATATTGATGATTGGGATTTGCACGTTTCTCTTGCCAATACTAACTATGCTGTTAGAGAATGGAGTGGCAGAGAATATGTAGCTGCCTGTACTGATGCTAAGAGAGATGGATTCTATAGATTATCTAAAATTGATAGGATTGAACTTTGGAAGCCAATAAATAATAAAAGAGAAATGCTTGTTAAAAGCTTTCCGCTTAGGGATTATTAA
- a CDS encoding indolepyruvate oxidoreductase subunit beta encodes MNITNILLCGCGGQGLVLTTKILSEAAFEDGYDLKTSDVIGLSQRGGMVWGSVRFGEKVHSALIPEGEVDVLLALEQLEALRWSYNLKPNATVLLNKLSIFPNRVLIEKEEYPKNITELLADKKLQVILISAQELADSLGNSKVMNLVMLGRLSTILPLSIDAWERSIEKNVPSKTIELNKKAFYLGREA; translated from the coding sequence ATGAATATAACTAATATCCTTTTGTGCGGCTGCGGAGGACAAGGGCTTGTTTTGACTACAAAAATTTTATCTGAGGCAGCCTTTGAAGACGGTTATGACTTAAAGACAAGCGATGTAATTGGACTTTCCCAAAGGGGCGGTATGGTATGGGGAAGTGTAAGATTTGGTGAAAAAGTTCACTCTGCTCTTATACCTGAAGGAGAAGTCGATGTACTTTTAGCTTTAGAGCAGCTTGAAGCGCTACGCTGGAGCTATAACTTAAAGCCTAACGCAACGGTTTTATTAAATAAGTTAAGTATCTTCCCAAACAGAGTTCTAATTGAAAAAGAAGAGTATCCTAAAAACATCACGGAACTACTTGCTGATAAAAAACTTCAAGTTATCTTAATTAGTGCTCAGGAGCTTGCAGATAGCCTCGGAAATTCTAAAGTTATGAATTTAGTTATGCTTGGCAGACTATCAACAATCCTTCCTCTAAGCATTGATGCTTGGGAGAGATCTATAGAAAAAAATGTACCTTCTAAAACCATAGAACTTAACAAGAAAGCTTTCTACCTTGGTAGAGAAGCATAA
- a CDS encoding GerMN domain-containing protein → MRRLQILILTSAVFISTLSFAGCEKKDKLSINNNEKLKNIVLPKEKDQNINLDLYFDSSSNKEKAQVAKEERLVNKEELVGEIIMQELLKGPANVAGSGLKPIFPKETRLLSFSIKDAIAYVSLSGEARTTMSPAKEEALLRSILNSLTQLPSVSKVKIMVDNKDIQSIGGNHDTSKPFGKEDIEGILKK, encoded by the coding sequence ATGAGAAGGCTGCAAATATTAATTTTAACGAGCGCCGTTTTTATTTCTACCCTAAGTTTTGCTGGTTGCGAAAAGAAGGATAAATTAAGTATCAATAATAATGAAAAGCTTAAAAATATTGTCTTGCCAAAAGAGAAGGATCAAAATATAAATCTGGATTTGTATTTTGATTCCTCATCAAATAAAGAAAAGGCACAAGTAGCGAAAGAAGAAAGGCTTGTTAACAAGGAAGAACTTGTTGGAGAAATTATTATGCAGGAACTTTTAAAGGGACCTGCTAATGTTGCCGGCAGTGGGCTTAAGCCTATTTTTCCTAAGGAAACCAGGCTGTTAAGCTTTTCTATAAAAGATGCAATAGCCTATGTAAGTTTAAGCGGCGAGGCTAGGACTACTATGAGTCCAGCAAAAGAGGAAGCGCTCTTGAGGTCTATATTGAACTCTTTAACACAACTTCCATCAGTATCGAAGGTTAAGATTATGGTTGATAATAAAGACATCCAAAGTATAGGTGGAAACCATGATACTTCTAAGCCTTTTGGTAAAGAAGACATAGAAGGTATATTAAAGAAGTAA
- the rlmH gene encoding 23S rRNA (pseudouridine(1915)-N(3))-methyltransferase RlmH: MNITIVAVGKIKEKYLRDAIEDYSKKLSKHVRLQLIEVSDEKTPDNASEKEEFQIKAKEGEAILKHIKDTAYVYALAIEGKIATTEELKKSIRSLDHGEGKEVVFIIGGSLGLSKEVLSRANYKLSFSRMTFPHQLMRVILLEQLNKIINN; this comes from the coding sequence ATGAATATAACAATAGTTGCAGTAGGAAAAATTAAAGAAAAGTATCTAAGGGATGCAATAGAAGATTACTCAAAGAAGCTTAGTAAACATGTGAGGCTTCAATTAATCGAGGTTTCTGATGAAAAGACACCTGATAATGCATCTGAAAAAGAAGAATTTCAAATCAAGGCAAAAGAAGGAGAGGCTATTTTAAAGCACATAAAGGACACAGCATATGTTTATGCTTTAGCTATTGAAGGAAAAATAGCCACAACAGAGGAACTGAAAAAAAGTATTAGGAGTTTAGACCATGGAGAAGGAAAAGAAGTGGTATTTATAATTGGGGGATCGTTAGGACTTTCAAAGGAAGTTTTAAGTAGAGCTAACTATAAGTTATCTTTTTCTAGGATGACATTCCCTCATCAGCTTATGAGAGTTATACTATTGGAGCAATTAAATAAAATTATTAATAATTAG
- a CDS encoding sigma-70 family RNA polymerase sigma factor, with product MSENLTRTTFCTLLNEKKESLYRLAYMYVKNQQDALDIVHESIYKAYTSFEKLKEPKYFNTWLTRIVINCALDHIRKNNKIAFLKGNSLFEPSWEINSDEHIDLYNAIDKLNGNLKTVVILKYFQDMTIESIAELLDCPVSTVKNNLHKALKYLRLQLMEDEF from the coding sequence ATGTCTGAAAATTTAACTCGGACAACCTTTTGTACTCTTTTAAACGAGAAAAAAGAAAGTTTATATAGACTGGCATACATGTATGTAAAAAATCAACAAGATGCACTAGATATCGTTCATGAATCTATATACAAAGCCTACACTTCCTTTGAAAAATTGAAGGAGCCTAAATATTTTAATACATGGCTTACTCGAATTGTTATAAATTGTGCACTAGATCATATACGAAAGAACAACAAAATCGCTTTTTTAAAAGGAAACTCGCTTTTCGAACCGTCATGGGAAATAAATTCGGATGAGCATATAGATTTATACAACGCTATTGATAAACTAAATGGAAATCTAAAAACCGTAGTTATACTTAAATATTTTCAGGATATGACCATAGAATCAATAGCAGAACTTTTGGATTGCCCGGTAAGCACAGTAAAAAACAACCTGCATAAGGCTTTGAAATATTTACGACTTCAATTAATGGAGGATGAGTTTTAA
- a CDS encoding MBL fold metallo-hydrolase yields the protein MIFSSLYSGSSGNSMFISSGEAKILIDAGLPGKSIEKALKDIDQNPAELDAIFVTHEHSDHVKGIGVLSRKYNLPIYANELTWKAMPSSIGNIKEDNIRVMLENQVSIKDLDIVSFEIPHDSASAQGYAVYHGKKKVAVATDLGHYSEIVRKNIEDADVILIESNHDVEMLKFGPYPYPLKRRVLSDFGHLSNDACGNAISELINGSKRKRVILGHLSETNNYPELAYQTVVNILREKGIDLNKDIGLTVARRDMPSNYIEF from the coding sequence ATGATATTTTCTTCATTATATAGTGGCAGCAGCGGCAACAGCATGTTTATATCCTCCGGTGAAGCAAAAATATTGATAGATGCGGGTTTGCCAGGTAAAAGCATTGAAAAAGCGTTGAAAGATATAGATCAAAATCCAGCGGAACTTGATGCAATTTTTGTGACCCACGAACATTCAGACCATGTTAAGGGAATAGGGGTTTTATCTAGAAAATACAATCTTCCTATATATGCTAATGAGCTTACATGGAAGGCTATGCCTAGTTCTATTGGAAATATTAAGGAAGATAATATCAGGGTTATGCTTGAAAACCAAGTTTCTATTAAGGATTTGGATATAGTTAGTTTTGAAATACCACATGATTCTGCATCAGCTCAAGGTTATGCCGTATATCATGGGAAAAAGAAGGTAGCTGTTGCTACCGACTTAGGACATTATTCTGAAATAGTCAGGAAAAATATAGAGGATGCGGATGTAATTCTTATTGAAAGCAACCATGATGTTGAGATGCTAAAGTTTGGACCTTATCCATATCCCTTAAAGAGGAGAGTCTTAAGTGATTTTGGACATCTCTCAAATGACGCTTGTGGAAATGCTATTTCAGAGCTTATAAATGGCTCAAAGAGAAAGAGAGTAATATTAGGCCATTTAAGCGAGACAAACAACTATCCAGAGCTTGCTTATCAAACTGTGGTTAATATATTAAGGGAAAAAGGCATTGATTTAAATAAAGATATAGGTCTGACTGTTGCAAGAAGAGACATGCCAAGTAACTATATTGAATTTTAG
- a CDS encoding 23S rRNA (pseudouridine(1915)-N(3))-methyltransferase RlmH translates to MNIKVITLDKIRDKFAKEATAEYTKRLSKYCKLSYKECKSCTQVLKELDDKSFVVHISTQGNLISSEELAKKISDLALAGKSDISFLISQEELNERIQEKINIALAVSKMDIDFSVLIVILHEQIYRAYRINSNEPYHK, encoded by the coding sequence ATGAATATTAAAGTAATAACCTTGGATAAAATAAGAGATAAATTTGCGAAAGAGGCTACTGCAGAGTATACTAAAAGACTTTCAAAGTATTGTAAACTATCTTACAAAGAATGTAAGAGTTGCACTCAGGTTCTCAAAGAATTAGATGATAAGAGCTTTGTAGTGCATATAAGCACACAAGGAAACCTGATATCTTCAGAAGAATTAGCAAAAAAAATTTCAGACCTGGCATTAGCAGGCAAGAGTGATATTAGTTTTTTAATATCTCAAGAGGAATTAAATGAACGAATTCAAGAAAAGATAAATATTGCTCTAGCCGTTTCTAAAATGGATATAGATTTTAGTGTTTTGATTGTAATCTTACATGAACAAATTTATAGAGCTTATAGAATTAACTCTAATGAACCGTATCATAAATAA
- a CDS encoding zinc-ribbon domain-containing protein: MPLKDRLSKIGKYLEDGVSNVAYKSENLIEVSKLNMAISSEEKMVDDICRKIGKKIYNDYKEKKVTDKSLINKCEEIEAIEKDINALKKKLMKLKDKKACKKCGAEMDRGASFCPKCGKEQ; this comes from the coding sequence ATGCCTTTAAAAGACAGGTTGTCAAAGATAGGAAAGTATTTAGAAGATGGAGTATCTAATGTTGCTTACAAGTCTGAGAATCTAATTGAGGTTTCTAAGCTTAATATGGCTATATCCTCCGAAGAAAAGATGGTTGATGATATATGCAGAAAAATAGGTAAAAAAATATATAACGACTATAAAGAAAAGAAAGTAACGGATAAGAGCCTTATAAATAAGTGCGAGGAGATAGAGGCTATTGAGAAGGATATTAATGCTCTCAAGAAAAAACTTATGAAGCTTAAGGATAAAAAGGCTTGCAAGAAATGTGGTGCTGAAATGGATAGAGGGGCTTCCTTCTGCCCTAAATGCGGAAAAGAACAATGA
- a CDS encoding beta-propeller domain-containing protein — translation MKDLKKDFNNIPIPKELDNVIEDALDKAERKLVLRFTKPIAAAACIGALILTLNPFLTKHFGNSPTKELANSPIEEQPAAAITISSLPTIDSYDNLKSLLASNGLILDQSMIREDALNKSSADISSQKESVNYSTTNTQVTGVDEADIVKSDGNYIYSINSNKINITKAYPASAMTVVKSIQLDVDFRVRELLLDKNHLIAIGQKNLPMRVTSKENSNVLEDKSMQKSVKDSIGISDTKAIIYDISDKSQAKEVKTVELSGYYVSSRKIDSTIFLIANQPIRDTDKPYYKDSSLGGGSLGIDYDKIKYCPNALAPSYINIASINLEKTIDAVKVDSYLGSAYTLYVSLNNLYLSGYSRNDVSTVYKFSLDNGKVNYTAKGEVAGNVLNQFSMDEHGDYFRITTTQNRNGTKQSNNLFVLDNKMNIVGKLENLAPGEQIYSTRFIGNRAYIVTFKTTDPLFVIDLKNPSNPIVLGELKIPGFSTYLHPYDENHIVGFGKNTEEVGTRVSTKGIKISMFDITDINNPKEKFTTVVGSFGTESELLYNHKALLFSKENNIFAFPVTIGYNAAELKLAEAKRLPKDYGLPAFEGAYVFSIDMDKGFILKSTLTHNENKKYEPKYFSTEEARTNKIQRILHINNTLYTISNGMIKANDMSSMKELGSVKLPK, via the coding sequence ATGAAGGATTTGAAAAAAGATTTTAATAACATTCCTATACCCAAAGAGCTTGACAACGTAATTGAAGATGCATTGGATAAGGCTGAAAGAAAACTCGTGCTAAGATTCACTAAACCTATCGCAGCTGCTGCCTGCATTGGAGCATTAATTCTAACCTTAAACCCTTTTCTGACAAAGCACTTTGGCAATAGTCCTACTAAAGAGTTAGCCAACTCTCCTATAGAAGAACAGCCTGCTGCAGCTATAACCATATCTAGCCTTCCAACAATAGATTCTTATGACAATCTTAAAAGCTTACTGGCTTCTAACGGACTTATATTAGATCAAAGTATGATAAGGGAAGATGCACTAAATAAAAGCAGTGCAGATATATCCTCTCAAAAGGAGTCTGTTAACTACTCCACTACAAATACCCAAGTTACTGGTGTGGACGAGGCTGATATTGTTAAATCAGACGGAAATTATATTTATAGCATAAATTCAAATAAAATAAATATTACTAAAGCTTATCCGGCATCAGCTATGACCGTGGTAAAATCTATACAATTAGATGTTGATTTTAGGGTTAGAGAGTTGCTTTTGGATAAAAATCACCTTATTGCTATAGGACAGAAAAATCTTCCTATGCGTGTAACTTCTAAGGAGAATTCTAATGTACTAGAAGATAAAAGTATGCAGAAATCTGTAAAAGACAGTATAGGAATTTCAGACACTAAAGCAATAATTTATGATATTTCAGATAAAAGTCAAGCCAAAGAAGTTAAAACCGTTGAGCTTTCCGGTTATTATGTTTCTTCAAGGAAAATAGACTCAACTATTTTTCTTATAGCCAATCAACCTATAAGAGACACTGATAAACCTTATTATAAGGATAGCAGCCTAGGTGGAGGTTCATTAGGTATTGACTATGATAAAATAAAATATTGCCCTAATGCTTTAGCACCTAGCTATATCAATATAGCTTCTATAAATCTAGAAAAAACAATTGATGCGGTTAAAGTAGATTCTTACTTAGGTTCGGCATACACGCTCTATGTATCTTTAAATAACTTATATTTATCAGGCTACAGCAGAAATGATGTTTCTACTGTGTATAAATTTTCTTTAGATAATGGAAAAGTAAATTATACCGCTAAAGGTGAAGTAGCTGGAAATGTTCTTAATCAATTCTCTATGGATGAACATGGAGATTATTTTAGAATTACTACAACTCAAAACAGAAATGGAACGAAGCAAAGTAATAATCTATTTGTATTAGATAATAAAATGAATATAGTTGGTAAGCTTGAAAACCTAGCTCCTGGAGAGCAGATTTATTCTACAAGATTTATTGGTAACAGAGCTTATATAGTAACCTTTAAGACAACGGATCCACTCTTTGTAATTGATCTTAAAAATCCTAGCAACCCTATAGTTCTCGGAGAATTAAAGATTCCAGGCTTTAGCACTTACCTTCATCCTTATGATGAAAATCACATAGTAGGCTTTGGAAAAAATACCGAAGAAGTAGGAACGAGAGTATCCACTAAAGGCATTAAAATTTCTATGTTTGATATAACTGATATAAATAATCCAAAAGAGAAGTTTACAACAGTAGTAGGCAGCTTTGGAACTGAATCAGAACTTCTTTATAACCACAAAGCACTACTTTTTTCAAAAGAAAATAATATCTTTGCTTTTCCAGTTACTATTGGATATAATGCAGCCGAGTTGAAACTTGCAGAAGCAAAAAGACTGCCTAAAGATTACGGACTACCTGCTTTCGAGGGTGCTTATGTATTCAGTATTGATATGGATAAAGGTTTTATATTAAAAAGCACCTTAACCCATAATGAAAACAAAAAGTATGAACCAAAGTATTTCTCTACAGAGGAAGCTAGAACAAATAAAATTCAAAGAATTCTCCATATCAACAATACGTTATATACAATCTCAAACGGTATGATTAAAGCCAATGATATGTCTTCTATGAAAGAACTTGGCTCAGTAAAACTTCCAAAATAA
- a CDS encoding DUF1540 domain-containing protein: MEHNQSIGCTVSECKFHCKDDNYCTLEQIQVVKHEHGAQTPECTDCGSFELG; encoded by the coding sequence ATGGAACACAATCAAAGTATAGGGTGTACAGTTTCTGAATGTAAATTCCACTGTAAGGATGACAACTACTGTACATTAGAGCAAATTCAAGTTGTTAAGCATGAGCATGGAGCACAAACTCCTGAGTGCACTGATTGCGGAAGCTTTGAATTAGGATAA
- a CDS encoding SEC-C metal-binding domain-containing protein: protein MSLYKQWTDMVVDYVKTRGEAAFWNEYGAIERSIYSKVLANHKREIKGTINALSEEFGTTNIFFMGFLDGINESLIENIDLESINENTEIELKIDFEKLYFNMLDAKADYLYELPQWEGIFSKEKRKEIQVKWRETKTIVNENKVGRNDPCPCGSGKKYKKCCGVNA from the coding sequence ATGAGCCTATATAAACAATGGACTGACATGGTTGTAGATTATGTAAAAACTAGAGGAGAGGCAGCTTTCTGGAATGAGTATGGAGCTATAGAAAGAAGTATATATAGCAAGGTACTAGCTAACCATAAAAGAGAAATAAAAGGTACTATCAATGCTTTATCAGAAGAATTTGGAACAACAAACATATTCTTCATGGGATTTCTAGATGGAATAAATGAAAGTCTTATAGAAAATATCGATCTTGAAAGCATAAATGAAAATACAGAGATTGAATTAAAGATAGACTTTGAAAAGTTATATTTCAATATGCTTGATGCGAAAGCAGACTATCTTTATGAACTTCCACAATGGGAAGGTATATTCTCAAAGGAAAAGAGAAAAGAAATCCAAGTTAAGTGGAGAGAAACAAAGACAATAGTTAATGAGAATAAAGTAGGAAGAAATGATCCATGTCCATGTGGAAGCGGAAAGAAATACAAGAAATGTTGCGGAGTTAACGCTTAA